The following are encoded together in the Nocardioides thalensis genome:
- a CDS encoding phage tail protein, translating to MTTTAVDFKDVSTAGLESSPVADALAGLRANEARYFKTKYDHEFVVQPAEDATDVVNRVHQILAEERDLYIESTPLEATEFVVDGTRWSFVFYESGLAINVMYALEDGGKRAVGFKLSEGMDVPEELADRFKFARQKSKLAGTIRGTFFVIKGTY from the coding sequence ATGACCACCACCGCAGTCGACTTCAAGGACGTCTCGACCGCCGGGCTGGAGTCGTCGCCCGTCGCCGACGCCCTCGCCGGCCTCCGCGCGAACGAGGCCCGCTACTTCAAGACCAAGTACGACCACGAGTTCGTGGTCCAGCCGGCCGAGGACGCCACGGACGTCGTCAACCGGGTGCACCAGATCCTGGCGGAGGAGCGCGACCTCTACATCGAGTCGACCCCGCTCGAGGCGACCGAGTTCGTCGTCGACGGCACCCGCTGGTCGTTCGTGTTCTACGAGTCCGGCCTCGCGATCAACGTGATGTACGCGCTCGAGGACGGCGGCAAGCGCGCGGTCGGCTTCAAGCTGTCCGAGGGGATGGACGTCCCCGAGGAGCTCGCCGACCGCTTCAAGTTCGCTCGTCAGAAGTCCAAGCTGGCCGGCACGATCCGGGGCACGTTCTTCGTGATCAAGGGGACCTACTGA
- a CDS encoding YihY/virulence factor BrkB family protein, whose product MGVVSSVDETQRRNPVLGFPLAVIYKFFDDQGNYLAVILTFYAFFAIFPLMLLATSILGFVFQGNPQFEEQVLDSTLGQFPIIGDLIGGEDGLKGSVGAIIVGGLGALYGAMGLGLALQNVQATAWSVPRNSRTNPVLIRVNSLLLLAFAGTAIISISVLSAVLIETEIVGEMATHSWFPWLVRLLTLLILGFVMTILLRMAAAKATRHRIAHAAPGGYTIAVMWQLLQYLGTVYVTRVLAATEQLEDVFAVVLGLFGLLYIGAIMGVLGIEVNVVLARRLWPRALLTPFTDRVDLTEADRKAYAMYAQMQRHKGFETVSVRFDGRDGDTHEIVLDPSTEQVIKQHIPGKPPRPEAADEVTQPMQLPPSI is encoded by the coding sequence GTGGGTGTGGTGAGCTCTGTCGACGAGACGCAGCGCCGCAACCCCGTCCTCGGGTTCCCGCTGGCGGTGATCTACAAGTTCTTCGACGACCAGGGCAACTACCTGGCCGTGATCCTGACGTTCTACGCCTTCTTCGCGATCTTTCCGCTGATGCTGCTGGCGACGTCGATCCTCGGCTTCGTGTTCCAGGGCAACCCGCAGTTCGAGGAGCAGGTGCTCGACTCGACGCTCGGCCAGTTCCCGATCATCGGCGACCTGATCGGCGGCGAGGACGGGCTGAAGGGCTCGGTCGGAGCGATCATCGTCGGTGGGCTCGGTGCCCTCTACGGTGCGATGGGTCTGGGCCTGGCGCTCCAGAACGTGCAGGCGACCGCGTGGTCGGTGCCGCGCAACAGCCGCACCAACCCGGTGCTGATCCGGGTCAACAGCCTGCTGCTCCTGGCCTTCGCCGGCACGGCGATCATCAGCATCTCCGTGCTCTCCGCGGTCCTGATCGAGACCGAGATCGTCGGCGAGATGGCGACGCACAGCTGGTTCCCGTGGCTGGTGCGCCTGCTGACGCTGCTGATTCTCGGCTTCGTGATGACGATCCTGCTGCGGATGGCCGCGGCGAAGGCGACCCGGCACCGGATCGCGCACGCGGCGCCCGGCGGCTACACGATCGCCGTGATGTGGCAGCTCCTCCAGTACCTCGGAACGGTCTACGTCACCCGCGTGCTCGCCGCGACCGAGCAGCTCGAGGACGTCTTCGCGGTCGTCCTGGGCCTGTTCGGCCTGCTCTACATCGGCGCGATCATGGGCGTGCTCGGCATCGAGGTCAACGTGGTGCTCGCGCGACGGCTGTGGCCGCGGGCGCTGCTCACCCCATTCACCGACCGCGTCGACCTCACCGAGGCCGACCGCAAGGCCTACGCGATGTACGCCCAGATGCAGCGGCACAAGGGCTTCGAGACCGTCTCGGTGCGCTTCGACGGCCGTGACGGCGACACCCACGAGATCGTGCTCGACCCGTCGACCGAGCAGGTCATCAAGCAGCACATCCCCGGCAAGCCGCCACGGCCCGAGGCGGCCGACGAGGTCACCCAGCCGATGCAGCTGCCACCGTCGATCTGA
- a CDS encoding BTAD domain-containing putative transcriptional regulator, translating to MDSGLRIGVLGPLEVAVDGVVADLGGPKQRAVLGVLVALAPEAVLVERLVDEVWGSGGPANPLRSLQVYVSALRSALGPYGDRLLNEGRAYRLDLSGVEVDALRFDELVASALAEPDPAAALTEVDEALCLWRGDAWSGLDVPVVVPRAVALAERRLAALAARARAMLALGRHREAVPWLEQVVHDHPLHEELRGHLMLALHRCHRQAEALAVYTAGRDLKATETGLDPGSDLQALQAAILADDPALRAEDVELRARRHLPAQVTRLLGRDDDVTGLVDLLRDPEQRLATITGPGGIGKTRVGIAVAHRLAADHPDGVWFVGLDALRDPRLVARAVADAVGVEEVAGDVVVPLKEHFASRVALLLLDNFEQVDDAAPFVAELLAAAPGLRVLVTSRVRLRLYGEHVRVLDPLPMDDAIRLFVERARSADHRFPDAPTAELEELCDHLDRLPLALELVAARAGEHPVGTMLAQLRARQALDLAADGPRDRTARQQTLRDAIAWSVDLLPPDLADRFARLGAFAGGFDADAAEAVAGATAADIETLARVNLLEPRPGAGFRLLETVREYAAERLAGDRGAEDEALDRHAAWFHDLAAASVGGLRGNQHRAWRGRLDRERANCRLALERLAAAADRDDPPGVRLLRTAAALGLYWYRTGPGSEDTEWLPRALALAPDAPPEIRGQAEYALAICLGEQGRAELAHEHSRAAYELLRDSVDRSWAARALNTYAGITRDIGRAEEAAALMDEAIAMRRSLDGALGVTVALANRAMTALDLGDVDRARECLEECLRTEGEDELEVALAQAGLADVELAAGLPDAAADRLRASVDVLVAHGQDYRLIECLETFAALAVQRGAADLAATLVAAADRALADEGAVQVPADATIRERRTGAAIRALDPGIRAAAEARGAELDLPAAVALARQRLL from the coding sequence ATGGACAGCGGGCTCCGGATCGGCGTGCTCGGTCCGCTGGAGGTCGCGGTCGACGGCGTCGTGGCCGACCTCGGAGGGCCGAAGCAGCGCGCGGTGCTGGGCGTGCTGGTCGCCCTCGCGCCCGAGGCGGTCCTCGTCGAGCGGCTGGTGGACGAGGTCTGGGGGAGCGGTGGCCCGGCCAACCCGTTGCGCAGCCTCCAGGTCTACGTCTCGGCGCTGCGCTCCGCGCTCGGGCCGTACGGCGACCGCCTGCTCAACGAGGGACGGGCCTACCGGCTCGACCTCTCCGGCGTCGAGGTCGACGCGCTGCGCTTCGACGAGCTGGTGGCCTCCGCACTTGCCGAGCCCGACCCGGCCGCGGCGCTGACCGAGGTCGACGAGGCGCTCTGCTTGTGGCGCGGTGACGCCTGGTCGGGTCTCGACGTGCCGGTCGTCGTGCCGCGGGCCGTGGCGCTGGCGGAGAGGCGGCTGGCCGCCCTGGCCGCCAGGGCGCGGGCGATGCTGGCTCTCGGGCGACACCGGGAGGCGGTCCCGTGGCTGGAGCAGGTAGTGCACGACCACCCCCTGCACGAGGAGCTCCGCGGCCACCTGATGCTCGCGCTGCACCGGTGCCACCGCCAGGCCGAGGCGCTCGCGGTCTACACCGCGGGGCGCGACCTCAAGGCGACAGAGACCGGCCTCGACCCCGGCTCCGACCTCCAGGCCCTCCAGGCCGCGATCCTCGCCGACGACCCGGCGCTGCGGGCCGAGGACGTCGAGCTGCGCGCCCGCCGCCACCTGCCCGCCCAGGTCACCCGGCTCCTCGGCCGCGACGACGACGTCACCGGCCTCGTCGACCTCTTGCGCGACCCCGAGCAGCGGCTGGCGACGATCACCGGCCCGGGCGGCATCGGCAAGACCCGGGTCGGCATCGCGGTCGCGCACCGGCTGGCCGCCGACCACCCGGACGGGGTGTGGTTCGTCGGCCTCGACGCGCTCCGGGACCCGCGGTTGGTGGCGCGCGCCGTCGCTGACGCCGTGGGCGTCGAGGAGGTGGCGGGCGACGTCGTCGTACCCCTGAAGGAGCACTTCGCCTCGCGGGTCGCGCTGCTGCTCCTCGACAACTTCGAGCAGGTGGACGACGCCGCGCCCTTCGTCGCCGAGCTGCTGGCGGCGGCGCCCGGGCTGCGGGTGCTGGTCACCAGCCGCGTCCGCTTGAGGCTGTACGGCGAGCACGTCCGCGTCCTCGATCCGCTCCCGATGGACGACGCGATCCGGCTCTTCGTGGAGCGCGCACGGAGCGCGGACCACCGCTTCCCGGACGCGCCGACCGCCGAGCTCGAGGAGCTGTGCGACCACCTCGACCGGCTGCCGTTGGCCCTCGAGCTGGTCGCCGCGCGCGCTGGGGAGCACCCGGTCGGCACCATGCTCGCCCAGCTCCGCGCCCGGCAGGCGCTCGACCTGGCAGCCGACGGGCCCCGCGACCGCACGGCGCGGCAGCAGACGCTCCGCGACGCCATCGCCTGGAGCGTCGACCTGCTCCCACCCGACCTCGCCGACCGGTTCGCCCGGCTGGGGGCGTTTGCCGGCGGCTTCGACGCCGACGCCGCGGAGGCGGTGGCCGGCGCCACGGCCGCGGACATCGAGACGCTCGCCCGGGTCAACCTGCTCGAACCGCGCCCCGGGGCGGGGTTCCGGCTGCTCGAGACGGTGCGGGAGTACGCCGCCGAGCGGCTCGCCGGCGACCGAGGTGCCGAGGACGAGGCCCTCGACCGGCATGCCGCCTGGTTCCACGACCTGGCCGCCGCCTCCGTCGGCGGACTGCGTGGAAACCAGCACCGGGCGTGGCGCGGCCGCCTGGACCGGGAGCGGGCGAACTGCCGGCTCGCGCTCGAGCGCCTCGCCGCGGCGGCCGACCGCGACGACCCGCCCGGTGTGCGGCTGCTCCGCACCGCAGCCGCGCTCGGGCTCTACTGGTATCGCACCGGACCCGGCAGCGAGGACACCGAGTGGCTGCCGCGCGCACTCGCCCTTGCCCCCGACGCTCCGCCCGAGATCCGCGGCCAGGCCGAGTACGCCCTGGCGATCTGCCTCGGCGAGCAGGGCCGCGCGGAGCTCGCGCACGAGCACAGCCGGGCGGCGTACGAGCTCCTTCGCGACTCCGTCGACCGCTCGTGGGCGGCCCGGGCACTCAACACCTACGCGGGGATCACCCGTGACATCGGCCGGGCGGAGGAGGCGGCGGCGCTGATGGACGAGGCGATCGCGATGCGCCGGTCGCTCGACGGTGCCCTCGGCGTGACCGTGGCGCTGGCCAACCGCGCGATGACGGCGCTCGACCTCGGCGACGTCGACCGGGCGCGGGAGTGTCTCGAGGAGTGCCTGCGGACCGAGGGCGAGGACGAGCTCGAGGTCGCGCTCGCGCAAGCGGGCCTCGCCGACGTCGAGCTCGCCGCCGGCCTGCCCGACGCGGCCGCCGACCGGCTGCGCGCGTCGGTCGACGTCCTCGTCGCCCACGGCCAGGACTACCGCCTGATCGAGTGCCTCGAGACGTTCGCGGCGCTGGCCGTGCAGCGCGGTGCGGCCGACCTCGCGGCCACGCTCGTGGCGGCCGCCGACCGGGCGCTGGCCGACGAGGGCGCCGTCCAGGTGCCCGCCGACGCGACCATCCGGGAGCGTCGCACCGGCGCGGCGATCCGGGCGCTGGACCCGGGCATACGAGCGGCCGCCGAGGCCCGCGGGGCGGAGCTCGACCTGCCTGCTGCCGTCGCTCTGGCCCGCCAGCGGCTGCTCTGA
- a CDS encoding tyrosine-protein phosphatase: MSQPRDPSAFLADGVVDPGEGEELLRLASADNFRDVAGPGYPTEDGGAVRRGVFYRSNELRLSDEDSSALADLGLRHVVDLRSQPEIDRHPDPEIAGADWVHFDVIGIPMEEVAGLTDRAGAVDVMHRVYRSFVETETSRTAFGELFRHLATGGPQLYHCTAGKDRTGWVSALLLHIAGVDDATIESDYLLTNQLTASSRARAEGSLRHHLGPDAVEVFEPTLVADIEYLRTAYESVEKEYGDRATYLREGLGLDDATIGALRELLVTRS, translated from the coding sequence ATGAGTCAACCCCGCGACCCCTCCGCCTTCCTCGCCGACGGGGTCGTCGACCCGGGCGAGGGCGAGGAGCTGCTCCGCCTCGCCTCGGCCGACAACTTCCGCGACGTCGCCGGCCCGGGCTATCCGACGGAGGACGGCGGCGCCGTACGACGTGGGGTGTTCTACCGCTCCAACGAGCTGCGGCTCTCCGACGAGGACTCCTCGGCGCTCGCCGACCTCGGGCTGCGGCACGTCGTCGACCTGCGCTCGCAGCCGGAGATCGACCGGCACCCGGACCCGGAGATCGCGGGCGCCGACTGGGTGCACTTCGACGTGATCGGCATCCCGATGGAGGAGGTCGCCGGGCTCACCGACCGCGCCGGCGCCGTCGACGTCATGCACCGCGTCTATCGCAGCTTCGTCGAGACCGAGACCTCGCGCACCGCGTTCGGCGAGCTCTTCCGCCACCTCGCCACCGGCGGGCCGCAGCTCTACCACTGCACGGCCGGCAAGGACCGCACCGGCTGGGTCTCCGCGCTGCTCCTCCACATCGCGGGCGTCGACGACGCCACGATCGAGAGCGACTACCTGCTCACCAACCAGCTGACGGCGTCCAGCCGCGCCCGCGCCGAGGGCTCGCTGCGCCACCACCTCGGACCCGACGCCGTCGAGGTCTTCGAGCCCACGCTGGTCGCCGACATCGAGTACCTCCGCACGGCGTACGAGTCGGTGGAGAAGGAGTACGGCGACCGCGCGACCTACCTGCGGGAGGGCCTGGGGCTGGACGACGCCACGATCGGGGCGTTGCGGGAGCTGCTGGTGACGCGGTCGTAG